A single Corynebacterium stationis DNA region contains:
- a CDS encoding catalase: protein MSAADEVLNKGERVAGQGNSTSPSGQPVPSENTSITAGPQGPNVLNDIHLIEKLAHFNRERVPERTPHAKGHGAFGELHITEDVSEFTKAKLFQKGTVTPMMARFSTVAGEQGSPDTWRDVHGFALRFYTEDGNYDIVGNNTPTFFLRDGMKFPDFIHSQKRLGRNGLRDADMQWDFWTRSPESAHQVTYLMGDRGTPKTSRHQDGFGSHTFQWVNEEGKPVWIKYHFKTRQGWETFTDAEAAEMAGKNADYHREDLYNSIEQGDCPIWDVKVQIMPFEDAENYRWNPFDLTKTWSQKDYPLHDVGYFVLNRNPRNFFAQIEQVALDPSNLVPGVGLSPDRMLQARVFAYSDQQRYRIGANYKQLPVNQPLNADKVNTYEHEGSMSFLFNNEDDPVYSPNRYGKGAGYLDDGETSAQPNAQASDLYVNPDPHGTDLVRAPYVKHQDDDDFMQAGILYREVMDDGAKERLADNITNAMAGVSEQVEQQVYEYWTNVDENLGARVRELFASKK, encoded by the coding sequence ATGTCTGCTGCTGATGAAGTATTGAACAAGGGTGAGCGCGTAGCTGGCCAGGGCAATTCAACTAGCCCATCTGGACAGCCCGTTCCATCCGAGAACACCTCGATCACCGCTGGCCCACAGGGGCCAAACGTTCTCAATGACATTCACCTCATTGAGAAGCTGGCTCACTTCAACCGTGAGCGCGTCCCAGAGCGCACCCCTCACGCAAAGGGCCACGGCGCTTTCGGCGAACTCCACATCACCGAAGATGTTTCCGAGTTCACCAAGGCAAAGCTGTTCCAAAAGGGCACCGTCACGCCAATGATGGCGCGCTTTTCCACGGTTGCTGGTGAGCAGGGCTCCCCAGATACCTGGCGTGACGTTCACGGTTTCGCGCTGCGCTTCTACACCGAAGACGGCAACTACGACATCGTGGGTAACAACACCCCAACCTTCTTCCTGCGCGACGGCATGAAGTTCCCAGATTTCATCCACTCCCAGAAGCGTCTCGGCCGCAACGGCCTGCGTGACGCAGACATGCAGTGGGATTTCTGGACTCGTTCTCCTGAATCTGCACACCAGGTGACCTACTTGATGGGTGACCGCGGTACCCCTAAGACTTCCCGTCACCAGGACGGCTTCGGTTCCCACACTTTCCAGTGGGTAAACGAAGAGGGCAAGCCAGTTTGGATCAAGTACCACTTCAAGACCCGCCAGGGCTGGGAGACCTTCACCGATGCTGAGGCAGCGGAGATGGCTGGTAAGAACGCTGACTACCACCGTGAGGATCTATACAACTCGATCGAGCAGGGCGATTGCCCAATCTGGGACGTCAAGGTTCAGATCATGCCTTTCGAGGATGCAGAGAACTACCGCTGGAACCCGTTCGATCTGACCAAGACCTGGTCCCAGAAGGATTACCCACTGCACGATGTGGGCTACTTCGTTCTGAACCGCAACCCACGCAACTTCTTCGCTCAGATTGAGCAGGTTGCTCTGGACCCATCCAACTTGGTTCCTGGCGTTGGCCTGTCCCCAGACCGTATGCTGCAGGCACGTGTCTTTGCATACTCTGACCAGCAGCGTTACCGCATCGGTGCGAACTACAAGCAGCTGCCAGTTAACCAGCCACTGAACGCTGACAAGGTCAACACCTACGAGCACGAGGGCTCCATGTCCTTCCTGTTCAACAATGAGGATGACCCTGTTTACAGCCCGAACCGCTACGGCAAGGGCGCTGGCTACCTGGATGACGGCGAGACCTCTGCGCAGCCAAACGCTCAGGCATCTGACCTCTACGTCAACCCAGACCCACACGGCACCGACTTGGTTCGTGCACCTTACGTCAAGCACCAAGACGATGATGACTTCATGCAGGCGGGCATCTTGTACCGCGAGGTCATGGATGACGGCGCTAAGGAGCGTTTGGCAGATAACATCACCAACGCAATGGCTGGTGTTTCTGAGCAGGTTGAGCAGCAGGTCTACGAGTATTGGACCAACGTTGATGAAAACCTCGGCGCTCGCGTTCGTGAGCTGTTTGCTTCCAAGAAGTAA
- a CDS encoding RNA polymerase sigma factor, which translates to MNSNHGRDDARVTELALKAGRGDRKALTEFIRSTQDDVWRLLAHLGGPEIADDLTQETYLRVIGALPRFAARSSARTWLLSLARRVWVDNIRHDMARPRKSATEYEDATADAASPENSTAWAEWIDARALIDALPEDRREALILTQVLGYTYEEAAKIAGVRVGTIRSRVSRARKDLIDGA; encoded by the coding sequence GTGAATTCCAATCATGGGCGCGATGATGCGCGAGTTACCGAGCTGGCTTTAAAAGCCGGTCGCGGTGATCGCAAAGCGCTCACTGAATTCATTCGCTCTACCCAAGATGACGTGTGGCGTCTTTTAGCCCACCTGGGTGGGCCGGAAATCGCTGATGACCTCACCCAAGAAACGTATCTGCGCGTCATCGGTGCCCTCCCCCGGTTTGCAGCACGGTCTTCTGCTCGGACGTGGCTACTTTCTTTAGCCCGGCGCGTGTGGGTAGACAATATCCGCCATGACATGGCCAGGCCTCGGAAATCAGCTACCGAGTACGAAGATGCGACCGCTGATGCGGCTTCGCCTGAAAATTCCACCGCGTGGGCGGAATGGATTGATGCGCGCGCCTTAATTGACGCGTTACCGGAAGACCGCCGCGAAGCCCTCATCCTCACCCAAGTGCTGGGATATACCTACGAGGAAGCCGCCAAAATTGCTGGCGTCCGCGTTGGCACGATTCGCTCTCGCGTCTCACGCGCTCGCAAAGACTTAATCGACGGCGCCTAA